From one Rhizobium lentis genomic stretch:
- a CDS encoding nucleoside kinase yields the protein MGIKNYLIEGGSGTGKTSVATELERRGYHVVHGDRVLAYVGDPETGQALAGPPKGADRIVWGYAHWIWRVDKVRAIAADTSHPATFFCGGSRNFHKFLELFDKVFVLDIDVETLNRRLDGRPNEPGFEPAERALVLRYHHTREYLPIGIDIDTTGTVQSVVDDILAQLT from the coding sequence ATGGGAATCAAGAACTATCTCATCGAAGGCGGTTCCGGCACTGGGAAAACGTCTGTCGCGACCGAATTGGAGCGGCGGGGCTACCATGTCGTCCATGGTGATCGGGTCTTGGCCTATGTCGGCGACCCCGAGACGGGCCAGGCACTCGCAGGACCACCCAAAGGCGCGGACCGCATCGTTTGGGGATACGCCCACTGGATCTGGCGTGTCGACAAGGTCCGCGCTATTGCTGCCGACACCAGCCATCCTGCCACCTTTTTCTGTGGCGGCTCGCGCAATTTCCACAAATTCCTGGAGCTTTTCGACAAGGTTTTCGTGCTCGATATCGACGTTGAGACCTTGAACCGGCGGTTGGATGGGCGGCCAAATGAGCCGGGCTTCGAGCCGGCCGAGCGAGCGCTGGTGCTCCGTTACCATCATACCCGGGAATATCTTCCCATCGGCATCGATATCGACACCACGGGTACCGTCCAAAGTGTTGTCGACGACATCCTCGCTCAACTCACCTGA
- a CDS encoding GFA family protein — MKRIEMEVSGGCQCGSVRYRATAMLDNSHLCHCRMCQKASGNIFAALVAAPDDALTWTRAKPSVWKSSELVERGFCANCGTPLFFHHLENGRTNLMIGSLDNPHAFPPLANTCTENMVGWFETITGLENTGATETNGADWAAAIKASNNQHPDHDTTSWAVKGRDG, encoded by the coding sequence ATGAAACGCATCGAGATGGAGGTGAGCGGCGGCTGCCAGTGCGGTTCCGTGCGCTACCGCGCAACCGCTATGCTCGACAATTCGCATCTCTGCCACTGCCGCATGTGCCAGAAGGCCTCGGGCAACATCTTTGCGGCGCTCGTCGCCGCGCCCGATGATGCGCTCACCTGGACACGCGCCAAGCCAAGCGTCTGGAAGAGTTCGGAACTCGTCGAGCGCGGCTTCTGCGCCAATTGCGGCACGCCATTGTTTTTTCACCACCTCGAAAACGGCCGCACCAACCTGATGATTGGTTCGCTCGACAATCCGCACGCCTTCCCGCCGCTTGCCAATACCTGCACCGAGAACATGGTGGGCTGGTTCGAAACGATCACGGGCCTGGAAAATACCGGGGCGACCGAAACCAACGGCGCTGATTGGGCGGCGGCGATCAAGGCGAGCAACAACCAGCACCCCGATCACGATACCACCTCATGGGCGGTGAAAGGGCGTGACGGCTGA
- a CDS encoding antibiotic biosynthesis monooxygenase family protein, whose amino-acid sequence MNVAFYRVDKFVVPAAAREEFLVKVMMTHKVLEAQEGFIDHKVLEQVAGPGEFNFVTIAEWENTEVVERARAAVAAAHKAANFDPQEMFARLGIRADIASYKPVAA is encoded by the coding sequence ATGAATGTAGCTTTCTATCGTGTCGACAAATTCGTGGTGCCGGCTGCAGCACGGGAGGAATTTCTCGTCAAAGTGATGATGACCCACAAGGTGCTGGAGGCACAGGAGGGCTTTATCGATCACAAGGTGCTGGAGCAGGTCGCAGGTCCCGGCGAATTCAATTTCGTCACCATCGCCGAATGGGAAAATACCGAGGTGGTCGAGCGTGCGCGGGCAGCCGTGGCGGCCGCGCATAAGGCAGCAAATTTCGATCCGCAGGAAATGTTCGCACGTCTCGGCATTCGAGCCGATATTGCCAGCTACAAGCCGGTCGCTGCCTGA
- a CDS encoding MATE family efflux transporter codes for MDTSIDAHSLAPTNDNRWGAHFRATLALGIPLIGAQLAQLGIHTTDVMIIGRLGAEQLAAMVLSAQFLFTILIFGSGFSIAVIPMVAQAYGRGDVVSVRRSLRMGLWVVIGFWIIAQPAFFNAEQILLFAQQKPEVARLAHSYILIGQLGVLPALLFNVMRALVSAIGKAGIILNVTIVTLVMNAIFAYALVLGHFGFPAMGLEGAAIVSVVVQTAGFLFILVFVQRREETRRYEIFVRFWKPDWHALLEVIRLGFPISVTVLAEVSLFTVASLLMGYIGTIELAAHGIALQWASIAFMIPLGLSQAATVRIGVAHGQGDYDGLVRASIMVVVIACAISAVGSVIFATMPQFLGSWFLDVSSPEAPEVLAYAGPLIVVAGLFQLVDGLQVIANGLLRGLKDARVPMIMALIAYWPIGFFLAWAFAFPLGFGGIGIWFGFLVGLAAAATMLCGRFYLLLRREGTAAGA; via the coding sequence ATGGACACGTCGATCGACGCGCACAGCCTTGCGCCGACAAACGATAATCGGTGGGGCGCACATTTCCGTGCGACGCTGGCGCTCGGCATTCCGCTGATCGGCGCCCAGCTCGCTCAGCTCGGTATCCATACGACCGATGTAATGATCATCGGCCGCCTTGGCGCCGAGCAACTGGCGGCCATGGTGCTGTCGGCCCAGTTCCTGTTCACGATCCTGATCTTCGGCTCGGGCTTTTCCATTGCCGTCATTCCGATGGTGGCGCAGGCCTATGGCCGCGGCGACGTCGTCTCGGTGCGCCGATCGCTGCGCATGGGGCTCTGGGTGGTGATCGGATTCTGGATCATCGCGCAACCGGCCTTTTTCAATGCGGAACAGATCCTGCTTTTTGCGCAGCAGAAGCCGGAGGTAGCCAGGCTCGCCCATAGCTATATTCTGATCGGCCAGCTCGGCGTGCTGCCGGCTCTTCTTTTCAACGTGATGCGGGCCCTCGTCAGCGCCATCGGCAAGGCGGGCATCATCCTCAACGTCACGATCGTCACGTTGGTGATGAATGCGATCTTCGCCTACGCCCTCGTGCTCGGCCATTTCGGCTTTCCGGCAATGGGGCTCGAGGGGGCGGCGATCGTCTCGGTGGTCGTACAGACGGCGGGTTTCCTCTTCATCCTCGTCTTCGTCCAGCGGCGGGAAGAGACGCGGCGCTACGAGATCTTCGTGCGGTTCTGGAAGCCGGACTGGCACGCTCTGCTGGAGGTCATCCGGCTCGGTTTTCCGATCAGCGTCACCGTGCTTGCCGAGGTCAGTCTGTTTACGGTCGCGTCGCTCTTGATGGGTTATATCGGCACCATCGAACTCGCCGCCCACGGCATCGCGCTGCAATGGGCCTCGATCGCCTTCATGATTCCGCTCGGTCTGAGCCAGGCGGCGACGGTGCGCATCGGCGTCGCGCACGGGCAGGGCGATTATGACGGACTGGTGCGTGCTTCGATCATGGTTGTTGTCATCGCCTGCGCCATCTCGGCGGTCGGATCGGTTATCTTCGCCACTATGCCGCAATTCCTCGGCAGTTGGTTCCTCGACGTCAGCTCGCCGGAGGCGCCCGAGGTGCTTGCCTATGCCGGGCCGCTGATCGTCGTTGCCGGGCTTTTCCAGCTCGTCGACGGCCTGCAGGTTATCGCCAACGGATTGTTGCGCGGCCTGAAGGACGCGCGCGTGCCGATGATCATGGCGCTGATTGCTTACTGGCCGATCGGCTTCTTCCTTGCCTGGGCCTTTGCCTTCCCGCTGGGTTTCGGCGGCATCGGCATCTGGTTCGGCTTCCTCGTCGGGCTGGCGGCTGCCGCGACAATGCTCTGCGGAAGGTTCTACCTTCTGCTTCGCCGCGAGGGGACAGCGGCCGGCGCCTGA